One window of Bdellovibrionales bacterium genomic DNA carries:
- a CDS encoding S1 family peptidase, giving the protein MTVRTLITFLVLQLALVACTSKKWDQPDAQLQHEDAIVGGYEVTPENPEAAYVVMIYGEKANGQSYVCTGTFISDSVILTAAHCLSDRLELMSVFFGVKPFEVDATTLTLTDMKAYGADLEDYKPDEREDMALIAFSGGLPKGAKIAELPEAVDGLEKAGNLLALGYGRTDGLGDSETMGQDIGILREVLLRQKNVLIKENDFTVSQTDKRGVCYGDSGGPAFAVSNHGKSVRVVGVASGVFGSNGSGVKTDECQGSSIYMRTNHYLEWITGYVAKQGTK; this is encoded by the coding sequence GTGACAGTACGGACACTTATCACATTCTTAGTTCTGCAGCTGGCTTTGGTGGCCTGCACTTCCAAGAAGTGGGACCAGCCCGATGCCCAGCTTCAACATGAAGACGCCATCGTCGGCGGTTACGAAGTCACTCCTGAAAATCCAGAAGCCGCTTATGTCGTCATGATCTATGGTGAAAAGGCCAATGGTCAGTCGTATGTTTGTACCGGGACTTTCATTTCAGACTCGGTGATCTTAACCGCGGCTCATTGTCTGTCAGACCGACTTGAGTTGATGTCTGTGTTCTTTGGCGTAAAACCGTTTGAAGTGGATGCGACGACTCTGACGTTAACTGATATGAAAGCCTATGGTGCTGATTTGGAAGATTATAAGCCGGATGAGCGCGAAGATATGGCTCTCATCGCGTTCAGTGGCGGGCTCCCAAAAGGCGCGAAGATCGCTGAGCTTCCTGAAGCCGTCGATGGGCTCGAAAAAGCCGGCAACCTGCTGGCTCTTGGTTATGGCCGCACGGATGGCCTCGGTGACTCCGAGACCATGGGCCAAGATATCGGCATTCTTCGTGAGGTTTTGTTGAGACAAAAGAATGTTCTCATCAAAGAAAACGATTTTACCGTGAGCCAGACCGATAAGCGCGGAGTTTGTTACGGAGACTCTGGCGGTCCTGCGTTCGCGGTTTCAAATCACGGTAAGTCCGTGCGCGTGGTCGGTGTTGCTTCTGGAGTTTTTGGCTCCAACGGCAGCGGTGTCAAAACGGATGAGTGTCAGGGAAGTTCCATCTATATGAGAACGAATCATTACCTCGAATGGATTACGGGATACGTGGCCAAACAAGGAACGAAATAG
- a CDS encoding trypsin-like serine protease gives MRGFNKFAALTSLTLGLSLAACTPTKESSFNATDTKTTTHQTGIIGGQNVADGSDLSRNVVLLVNALTREVCSAALIGGNFAVTAAHCIDVDNPENMYVFFAAKPNKNTERRQVLKAKVSPYWELRQNEDKNTSDIAVIKFDGNGLPKGYEAVKFLEDDSVLQKGTTAIILGYGIDNATTQTGAGMLRFTTLQISDPKFSPTELLLDQSKGTGACHGDSGGPAFVYLKNKQGVGSYYLWGITNHSSKDDVDNLCNKSVIYTNATLFITWMELVKKSL, from the coding sequence ATGAGGGGTTTTAACAAGTTCGCAGCTCTGACTAGTCTGACACTCGGCCTTTCATTGGCGGCTTGTACGCCAACGAAAGAGTCCTCATTCAACGCCACAGACACTAAAACCACAACTCACCAGACCGGCATTATCGGTGGCCAAAACGTCGCCGATGGTTCAGATCTTTCTCGCAATGTTGTATTGCTGGTCAATGCCCTCACACGTGAAGTCTGCTCAGCGGCTTTGATCGGTGGAAATTTCGCAGTCACGGCTGCTCACTGCATTGATGTCGACAATCCTGAAAACATGTATGTGTTCTTCGCGGCAAAACCAAATAAGAACACAGAACGCCGCCAAGTCTTAAAAGCGAAAGTTTCTCCTTACTGGGAGCTTCGCCAAAACGAAGATAAGAACACCAGCGACATCGCCGTGATTAAATTCGACGGTAATGGTTTGCCAAAAGGTTATGAAGCCGTGAAGTTCCTCGAAGATGATTCCGTTCTGCAAAAAGGCACGACAGCGATCATTTTGGGTTATGGCATCGACAATGCGACCACTCAAACAGGTGCGGGCATGCTGCGCTTTACGACTTTGCAGATCAGCGATCCGAAGTTCAGTCCGACAGAATTGTTACTCGATCAAAGCAAAGGTACGGGTGCGTGCCACGGCGATTCCGGCGGTCCCGCGTTCGTTTACCTTAAGAATAAGCAAGGTGTCGGCAGCTACTACCTTTGGGGTATCACGAATCACTCATCAAAAGACGATGTCGATAACCTCTGCAACAAGAGCGTGATCTACACCAATGCAACTCTGTTCATTACGTGGATGGAGCTTGTTAAGAAAAGCCTCTAG